The following proteins come from a genomic window of Ornithinimicrobium cryptoxanthini:
- the hisC gene encoding histidinol-phosphate transaminase — MNHGVRLRKTLDGVPAYKPGKPAAPVEGLTAYKISSNENPYPPLPSVLQVVTEAAGSMNRYPDMAVTALTDALAERWEVPTSSIATGTGSVGVLAQLINITCDPGDEVVYAWRSFEAYPIVVALAGATSVQVPLTETAEHDLSAMAAAVTDRTRLILVCTPNNPTGPSVTGAALREFLAAVPSDILVVIDEAYLEFNTAEDAPDALAIYREFPNVAVLRTFSKAYGLAGLRVGYAVAHEDVATALRKAATPFGVSMLAERAAIASLAAYDELELRVKALVQERERVLAALREQGWAVPDTQANFVWLPLGDDSVDFASSCQAQGLTLRPFPGDGVRCTIGETEANDRLIEIAQEFRQLRKSAS; from the coding sequence ATGAACCACGGTGTCCGCCTCCGCAAGACGCTCGACGGCGTCCCCGCCTACAAGCCGGGCAAGCCGGCCGCGCCGGTCGAGGGACTGACGGCCTACAAGATCTCGTCCAACGAGAATCCCTACCCGCCGTTGCCCTCCGTGCTGCAGGTGGTGACCGAGGCGGCCGGCAGCATGAACCGCTATCCCGACATGGCTGTCACCGCGCTGACCGACGCGCTCGCGGAGCGCTGGGAGGTGCCGACCAGCAGCATCGCCACCGGCACCGGCAGCGTGGGCGTGCTCGCCCAGCTGATCAACATCACCTGCGACCCCGGCGACGAGGTCGTCTATGCCTGGCGCTCCTTCGAGGCCTACCCGATCGTGGTCGCGCTCGCCGGGGCCACGTCGGTGCAGGTCCCGCTGACCGAGACCGCCGAGCACGACCTGTCGGCGATGGCTGCCGCCGTGACCGACCGCACCCGGTTGATCCTGGTCTGCACCCCGAACAACCCGACCGGCCCCTCGGTCACGGGTGCGGCACTGCGCGAGTTCCTGGCTGCGGTGCCCAGCGACATCCTGGTGGTCATCGACGAGGCCTACCTGGAGTTCAACACCGCCGAGGACGCCCCGGACGCGCTGGCGATCTATCGCGAGTTCCCCAACGTCGCCGTGCTTCGCACCTTCTCCAAGGCCTATGGCCTGGCCGGGTTGCGCGTCGGCTATGCCGTCGCGCACGAGGACGTGGCGACCGCCCTGCGCAAGGCCGCGACGCCGTTTGGTGTCTCCATGCTCGCCGAGCGGGCCGCGATCGCCAGCCTGGCGGCCTACGACGAGCTCGAGCTGCGGGTCAAGGCCCTGGTGCAGGAGCGGGAGCGGGTCCTGGCGGCGCTGCGCGAGCAGGGCTGGGCGGTGCCGGACACCCAGGCCAACTTCGTCTGGCTCCCGCTCGGCGACGACTCGGTGGACTTCGCGAGCAGCTGCCAGGCGCAGGGACTGACGCTGCGACCCTTCCCCGGCGACGGGGTCCGGTGCACGATCGGCGAGACCGAGGCCAACGACCGCCTCATCGAGATCGCCCAGGAGTTCCGTCAGCTGCGGAAGAGCGCCTCATAG